In one window of Rathayibacter caricis DSM 15933 DNA:
- a CDS encoding three-helix bundle dimerization domain-containing protein, translated as MAADVNLDEIASEVSARLRARFPDHSAEEVDATVRAELDALADRPVRDYLSVLTERAAKSRLKKSPSA; from the coding sequence GTGGCTGCTGACGTGAACCTCGACGAGATCGCCTCCGAAGTATCGGCGCGCCTGCGCGCCCGCTTCCCCGACCACTCGGCGGAGGAGGTCGACGCGACCGTCCGCGCCGAGCTCGACGCCCTCGCCGACCGCCCGGTCCGCGACTACCTCTCGGTGCTGACCGAGCGCGCCGCGAAGTCCCGCCTGAAGAAGTCACCCTCGGCCTGA
- a CDS encoding LON peptidase substrate-binding domain-containing protein: MPDLPMFPLGSVLLPHMPLPLRLFEPRYLRMLGDVLEDESLSFGVVLIERGQEVGGGDQRFAVGTVARILNIDGAESFVTLDSVGEHRFEVVRWYEDDPYPRAEVRLLTDLEWEPRLAEALTAAESAVRTALAVASEFVEQRYGAVVELAEDPAAHAWQLAGVAPVTELDRLAFLRSESMEQLLEAVRERSTEATESFRAGWA, from the coding sequence GTGCCTGACCTCCCGATGTTCCCGCTCGGCTCCGTGCTCCTGCCGCACATGCCGCTCCCGCTCCGGCTATTCGAGCCGCGGTACCTGCGGATGCTCGGCGACGTGCTCGAGGACGAGAGCCTGTCCTTCGGCGTGGTCCTCATCGAGCGCGGCCAGGAGGTGGGCGGTGGCGATCAGCGCTTCGCGGTCGGCACCGTGGCGCGCATCCTGAACATCGACGGCGCGGAGTCGTTCGTCACCCTCGACTCGGTCGGCGAGCACCGCTTCGAGGTCGTCCGCTGGTACGAGGACGACCCGTACCCGCGGGCCGAGGTCCGCCTGCTGACCGACCTGGAGTGGGAGCCGCGCCTCGCCGAGGCGCTGACCGCCGCGGAGTCCGCGGTGCGCACGGCGCTGGCCGTGGCGAGCGAGTTCGTCGAGCAGCGCTACGGCGCCGTCGTCGAGCTCGCCGAGGATCCGGCCGCGCACGCGTGGCAGCTCGCGGGCGTCGCCCCGGTGACGGAGCTCGACCGGCTGGCGTTCCTCCGGAGCGAGTCGATGGAGCAGCTGCTCGAGGCGGTGCGCGAGAGGTCGACCGAGGCGACGGAGTCGTTCCGCGCCGGCTGGGCCTGA